DNA sequence from the Amycolatopsis sp. Hca4 genome:
CGCGGATTCCGGCGACCCGCAAGGAAGAAGGGCTCTGGCTGCTCGAACGGCTGGTGCCCGGCGAGGGCGTGAACAACGTACCGGGTGTCGCGCTGCGGGTGGCGGGCCGGCTCGACCGGGCCGTCCTGCAGGAGGCCGTCGCGCAGCTGGTGCGCCGGTACGACGCGCTGCGGACGGTGTTCCACGCCGACGACACCCGGCTGACTAAGTCGGTGCTGCCGTCGTTCCCGATCCCCCTCGAGGGCGCGGAGTGCGAGGATGTCGACGCTGCCCTGCGCGAGCTGATCACCCGTCCGTTCACCTTGGACGGATCGCCGCTGCTGCGCGTCGGCCTGTTCCACGGCCCGGAGCACGACTCGGTCGGCGTGGCCGTGCACCACCTCGTCTTCGACGGCACGTCGATGTCGATCTTCCTGGAGGAGCTGGCCGCCGCGTACGACGCGGTGCTCGCCGGGGACCTCCCGGACGCCGGGCCGCCCGTCCCGGTCTGGCCGGAGTCCGAGCCGAAACCCGAGAGCCTCGCCTTCTGGCGCGAGCACCTGCGTGACTTCGGCTCCGGCGGGCCCGGACTGTGGTGCGGCGGCCAGGAAAGCGCCCAGCCGACCCTGCGCGGCGAGCAGCTCGTCCGCCCGTTCTCCGCGGCCGCGAAGGACGTCGTCACCGCGCTGCAGAAGGAACTCAAGGCACCGGACGTCGTCGTGCTGCTGGCCGCCTACTACCTGCTGCTGCACGCGCACGGCGCCGGGACCGACCTCGCCGTCGGCTTCCCGGTGAACGTGCGCAGCCAGCAGGCCCAGCGCGCGATCGGCTACCACGTCAACATCGTGCCGCTGCGCGTGCGGATCGACCCGGCCGAGACGTTCCGGACCTTCAGCCGCCGGGTGCGGGACCTGTTCTTCGAGGCGATCGCGCACGCGGACGTCCCGATGGACGTCCTGCTGCCCGAGGTCGAGCGAGCGGATTCGTCCTGGCGCACCACCCTGTTCCGGCACGTGTTCAACTACCTGCCCTTCGGCGGCCGGGCCGCCACGAGCCTCGGCGGCGCGGCCGCCGAGGTCGTCGAAATCGACCCCGGGCACAGCAAGTTCGACCTCGAGTTCGTCATCTTGCCCTCGGCGGAGGAGAGCCGCGTCAAGGCGGTCTACGGCGCCGAGGTGCTCGACCGCGGCGAGGTCGAACTGCTGCTCGAGCGCTACGACGCCCTCCTGGTCGCGGCGGCGAGCGCGCCGGACCGGCCGCTGCGCGAGCTCGACGGCTGGGGCGCCACCGACCACGCCGTCCTCGACGCGCCCGGTGTTCCCGCCGGAACCGGGACCGTCCTCACCGCGATCGCCCGGCACGTCTCGGAAAACCCGGGTGCCCCCGCCATCGTGACCGACGGGGGCACGACGTCCTACCG
Encoded proteins:
- a CDS encoding condensation domain-containing protein; protein product: MPTAEETPRIPATRKEEGLWLLERLVPGEGVNNVPGVALRVAGRLDRAVLQEAVAQLVRRYDALRTVFHADDTRLTKSVLPSFPIPLEGAECEDVDAALRELITRPFTLDGSPLLRVGLFHGPEHDSVGVAVHHLVFDGTSMSIFLEELAAAYDAVLAGDLPDAGPPVPVWPESEPKPESLAFWREHLRDFGSGGPGLWCGGQESAQPTLRGEQLVRPFSAAAKDVVTALQKELKAPDVVVLLAAYYLLLHAHGAGTDLAVGFPVNVRSQQAQRAIGYHVNIVPLRVRIDPAETFRTFSRRVRDLFFEAIAHADVPMDVLLPEVERADSSWRTTLFRHVFNYLPFGGRAATSLGGAAAEVVEIDPGHSKFDLEFVILPSAEESRVKAVYGAEVLDRGEVELLLERYDALLVAAASAPDRPLRELDGWGATDHAVLDAPGVPAGTGTVLTAIARHVSENPGAPAIVTDGGTTSYRDLWRAAAAVTTLLADAGTGPGDVVAVTAPRGPDFAAAVLGSWLAGAAVTEASDAKKVLDAEEISYAVTVAVDPDAAAVSPDSPALPGVTHRELADSVRPVAVGSRPVLWLSTAVPELLLALTNGVPLVVAPDAARTDGHLLAGLLTGHDIGVVPATPLVWARVAEQLGEAVGGRTALIGAEPAPGPLVRTLQALDADVHTVFSAGGRWVLTDGVPVPGLGADVVAPDGRRLPVGVRGELRLGTATGVLAHWRPDGSLHVHGPLDRQLVSGGTRVDLATVEDALTAHTDVVAAAVTLRPGTEDLVAVVQAPDKPQLAAELARHAEAVLPPAARPTCYLRVDALPETAAHEVDRAAVAELATAAGPVAVAPAETAPDATTAAVVALFGQLLKRTDVTADTNFFAGGGHSLLAAQLVQRIQKQTGVRLKLSAAFAHPTPAALAQLITGSTR